From the Winogradskyella forsetii genome, the window CTTTTTCCAACATTTCATTGTGGTCAAAAATTAGCTGAGGAATCTGGCTTAGACTAAACCATTTGGCATTATAATTCTCTATTAATTCTTCGTTATGCTTTTCAATGTTTATAATAGCATAATAAGAAGTTGAAATTGTTCTTTCAACAGGATCTCTATCTACCGCACTAAAAGCATAAAGTTGTTCTAGGTAGATGTCGTGCATTCCTGTTAGTCTAAATAGTATTCTTGCGGCAGCATCGTCTAATGTTTCATTTTTCTTTAAAAAGCCACCCATTAAAGACCATTTTCCTTTTTCTGGTTCAAAATCCCTTTGAATTAGAAGTACCTTCAAATCTTCATCATCAAACCCAAAAATGATACAATCTACGGCTAGAAAAATTTTATCTTCTGGTATATAGCCTTTAAACATAATTTAAAATTTTCACAAAAGTATAGTAAATTTTAAATATGACGCCTGTTAGGAGCAAATAAGTGTTAATATTACATTTATTTTTAAAACTATTTGGTTTTAATAATTGTTTTGTATTACTTTGGTAGTGTCTTAATTACACTTATTGTTTTTTAACTATAGCATAAATTACTCATTATAGATTTATCGCTGTGATTGACACCGTTTTCTTTGATTTCCTGACTCATTTATCGTGAGTTTGGGATGGCGAAGTATACTTAATGTTAAATAAATAATCATATAATGCATCTACAATTTTCTAAATTTTTCAAGGCGTTTGCAGTCATTTTAGTAGCATCATTTGGGCATTCACAAAATAATGCAACAATAGTTAAAATAAATCCTGCAGAAACAAACCAAACCATTAGTAAACATATTTATGGACATTTTGCAGAACACTTAGGTAGATCTGTTTACGGTGGACTATATGTTGGAGATGATAGTGCTATTCCGAATACAGATGGGGTGAGAAACGATATTATTGAAGCGCTTAAAGAGCTCAATATTCCTAACCTGCGATGGCCAGGAGGTTGTTTTGCAGATATTTATCATTGGAAAGATGGCATAGGCCCAAAAGAAGATAGAAAAAATATAGAAAACGTCTCTTGGGGTAATGTAAGAGAAGATAACGGTTTTGGCACACATGAGTTTTTAAATTTATGCGAAACGTTAGGGGCGGAACCTTATTTAGCCGTTAATATGAATTCTGGTTCTGTACAAGAGGCCGTAGAATGGGAGCGTTATGTAAATAACCCAAATGGATCTAGCGACTTAACAGATTTGAGAAAAGAAAATGGTAGAGAAACACCATGGGACGTTAAGTATTGGGGTATTGGTAACGAGTCTTGGGATTGTGGAGG encodes:
- a CDS encoding NUDIX hydrolase, encoding MFKGYIPEDKIFLAVDCIIFGFDDEDLKVLLIQRDFEPEKGKWSLMGGFLKKNETLDDAAARILFRLTGMHDIYLEQLYAFSAVDRDPVERTISTSYYAIINIEKHNEELIENYNAKWFSLSQIPQLIFDHNEMLEKAVRRLRRRTSINPIGFELLPEKFTMRQLQKLYETILDKELDKRNFINKIKSMDIVVKLNEKDMTSSTKGSYLYKFDQNKYDAKQVNDFYLKL